The following coding sequences are from one Carassius auratus strain Wakin chromosome 47, ASM336829v1, whole genome shotgun sequence window:
- the LOC113064914 gene encoding yjeF N-terminal domain-containing protein 3-like has translation MNHSSNEKEPETIEPLRYLSKTEVATIEMELLRDYRFGQQQLIEIWGHACAIAVTKAFPLSSLSKKQPTLLVVCGPEQNGSIGLVCARHLRMFEYEPTIFYPKRSPQSMHQDFTVQCEKMDIPFLSYLPTEVQLLNDAYNLVIDAVLGPETEHKEDKEPYAGMLVTLKQVKIPIVSVDVPSGWDVDEPAKDGINPEVLISLTAPKKCATGFSGNHFLAGRFLPYDIQKKFELNLPEFPGTECVIEL, from the exons TAAAACGGAGGTGGCGACCATTGAGATGGAGCTCCTGAGGGACTATCGCTTCGGGCAGCAGCAGCTGATTGAAATATGGGGCCATGCTTGTGCTATTGCTGTCACAAAG GCTTTTCCTTTGAGCTCCCTGAGTAAAAAGCAGCCCACCCTGCTGGTTGTTTGTGGTCCTGAGCAGAACGGCTCCATTGGTCTGGTGTGTGCCCGGCATCTGCGCATGTTT GAATATGAGCCCACCATATTCTATCCCAAGCGCTCTCCTCAGAGTATGCACCAGGACTTCACTGTTCAGTGTGAGAAAATGGACATCCCTTTCCTGTCCTATCTTCCGACGGAG GTCCAGCTGTTAAATGACGCCTACAATCTGGTGATCGATGCCGTCCTGGGACCAGAAACCGAGCACAAGGAGGATAAAGAGCCCTACGCTGGGATGCTGGTGACTCTCAAACAGGTCAAAATACCCATCGTTAGCGTGGACGTGCCCTCAG GTTGGGATGTTGACGAACCCGCCAAAGATGGGATAAATCCAGAAGTTCTAATTTCTCTGACAGCTCCCAAAAAGTGCGCAACAGGTTTCTCGGGAAACCATTTTCTGGCGGGACGATTCCTGCCCTATGACATTCAGAAAAAATTTGAACTCAATCTGCCAGAATTCCCCGGCACGGAATGTGTTATAGAACTATAG